From a region of the Synechococcus sp. PCC 7502 genome:
- the accC gene encoding acetyl-CoA carboxylase biotin carboxylase subunit has protein sequence MAPIPKLLIANRGEIALRIIRTCEELGIATVAVHSTADLKSLHVQLATESVCIGDPPSNRSYLNIPNIIAAALSHNATAIHPGYGFLSESAKFAEICADHKLIFIGPSPASIRAMGDKSTAKKTMQRAGVPTIPGSDGLIESEDQALKVAERVGYPVMVKATAGGGGRGMRYCSSPSELLRLLKAAQGEAEAAFGNAGVYIEKIIEEPRHIEFQILADSYGNVIHLGERDCSIQRRHQKLLEEAPSFALNPKLRAQMGHAAVKAAQVINYVGVGTVEFLLDKYGKFYFMEMNTRIQVEHPVTEMITGIDLIAEQLRVAMGEKLRLTQKDVILTGHAIECRINAEDPDHNFRPHPGRISGYLPPGGPGVRMDSHVYTDYDIPPYYDSLIGKLIVWGSDRPAAIRRMKRALMECAITGVPTTISFHQKILDDDAFQKGKVFTNYVQLLMERLG, from the coding sequence ATGGCTCCCATCCCCAAATTATTGATTGCCAACCGCGGCGAGATTGCCCTGCGCATAATTAGAACCTGCGAAGAACTAGGTATTGCTACAGTTGCCGTACATTCTACTGCTGACCTTAAATCCCTCCATGTGCAACTTGCTACCGAATCTGTATGTATTGGTGATCCACCCAGTAATAGAAGCTATCTCAATATTCCTAATATTATTGCTGCTGCCCTCTCCCATAATGCCACCGCCATTCACCCCGGCTATGGGTTTTTGTCTGAAAGTGCTAAATTCGCCGAGATTTGTGCTGACCATAAATTAATTTTTATTGGACCTAGCCCCGCTTCAATTAGGGCAATGGGGGATAAATCCACAGCTAAAAAAACTATGCAACGGGCAGGTGTCCCCACAATTCCTGGCAGTGATGGGTTGATTGAGTCTGAAGACCAAGCATTAAAAGTTGCCGAAAGGGTAGGCTATCCCGTGATGGTTAAGGCAACTGCGGGTGGAGGTGGTCGAGGGATGCGCTATTGTTCCAGCCCCAGTGAATTGCTGAGACTATTAAAAGCGGCTCAGGGTGAAGCAGAAGCAGCCTTTGGTAATGCGGGAGTCTATATTGAAAAAATCATTGAAGAACCCCGTCATATTGAGTTTCAAATATTGGCAGACAGCTATGGTAATGTGATTCACCTTGGGGAAAGAGATTGCTCAATTCAACGTCGTCACCAAAAGCTATTAGAAGAAGCTCCGAGTTTTGCCTTGAATCCCAAATTGCGGGCGCAGATGGGTCATGCGGCGGTTAAAGCGGCTCAGGTTATTAATTATGTCGGTGTGGGTACTGTGGAATTTTTGCTGGATAAGTACGGCAAGTTTTACTTTATGGAAATGAATACCCGCATTCAGGTGGAACATCCTGTCACAGAGATGATTACAGGCATTGATCTAATTGCAGAGCAGTTACGGGTGGCGATGGGAGAAAAGCTCAGATTAACGCAAAAAGATGTAATTTTAACTGGTCATGCGATCGAATGTCGGATTAATGCCGAAGACCCCGATCATAATTTCCGTCCCCATCCTGGGAGAATTAGTGGCTATTTACCGCCGGGGGGGCCTGGGGTGAGAATGGATTCCCATGTTTATACTGACTATGACATTCCTCCCTATTATGATTCTTTAATTGGCAAGTTAATTGTCTGGGGAAGCGATCGCCCCGCCGCCATCAGAAGAATGAAACGGGCATTAATGGAATGTGCCATTACGGGGGTACCAACTACGATTAGTTTCCACCAAAAAATTCTGGATGATGATGCCTTTCAAAAGGGCAAGGTATTTACAAACTATGTGCAACTGCTGATGGAAAGACTAGGGTAG
- a CDS encoding transposase yields the protein MLNPYSSSLTDKEWEIIEPLLPKKKQTRPPTWTKRQILDGILYQLKNGCNWRDMPRDLPPFSTVYRYYKEWKDTGTFTAIMETLHSTAREQSKKIKMDNFNHH from the coding sequence ATGCTAAATCCATACTCAAGTAGCCTAACAGATAAAGAATGGGAAATTATAGAACCATTGCTCCCAAAGAAAAAGCAAACTAGACCGCCAACTTGGACAAAAAGACAAATTTTAGACGGCATACTCTACCAACTCAAAAACGGTTGTAATTGGCGAGATATGCCCCGAGACTTACCACCATTCTCTACAGTCTATCGATACTACAAGGAGTGGAAAGATACAGGTACATTTACTGCGATTATGGAAACCTTGCATTCAACAGCCCGTGAACAGTCAAAAAAAATCAAAATGGACAACTTTAATCATCATTGA
- the ftsH gene encoding ATP-dependent zinc metalloprotease FtsH — protein MAIKNEDPKSTRSRIIGNVLLLVGGGLLLLNFLFPLFVAPQVAQVPYSLFIHQVQAHQVARASIGQNQITYQLKENDPANPSSILTTTPIFDLELPKVLQENGVEFAAAPVKNNNSWFGTLISWVIPPLIFVGIFQLFGRFGGGAGGAGLQIGKSKAKAYVPGNSSKVLFNDVAGVDEAKTELVEVVEFLKTPEKFTRIGAKIPKGVLLVGPPGTGKTLLAKAVAGEAGVPFFSISGSEFVELFVGVGSSRVRDLFEQAKKQSPCIVFIDELDAIGKSRSNNSMFGGNDEREQTLNQLLTEMDGFTDDGTTVIVLAATNRPETLDPALLRPGRFDRQVLVDRPDKIGREAILQIHAKKVVLDPEVDLKLIATRTSGFAGADLANLVNEAALLAAREGRNAVKTKDFAEAVERVVAGLEKKSRVLNDHEKKIVAYHEVGHALVGALTPGSGKVEKISIIPRGMAALGYTLQVPTEDRFLLSKEEIQAQIATLLGGRSAEEVIFGSITTGAANDLQRATELAEQMVTSYGMSSVLGPLAYQKKNNDFLGGGMNGGRSLSANTSELIDQEIKDIVEKAHDRALAILNHNRSLLESISEKLLESEVIEGDLLQSYLTQVVAP, from the coding sequence ATGGCTATAAAAAATGAAGACCCTAAAAGCACCCGATCTCGCATCATTGGTAATGTGCTATTACTAGTGGGCGGCGGTTTACTTTTACTTAATTTCCTGTTTCCCCTGTTTGTTGCCCCTCAGGTTGCCCAAGTTCCTTACAGTCTATTTATTCACCAAGTACAGGCTCATCAGGTGGCAAGGGCATCCATTGGGCAAAACCAAATTACCTACCAATTAAAAGAGAATGACCCCGCAAATCCTAGCTCTATCCTGACAACCACTCCAATTTTTGACTTAGAACTACCGAAAGTTTTACAGGAAAATGGTGTAGAGTTTGCGGCGGCTCCAGTTAAAAATAATAATAGTTGGTTTGGAACTTTGATCAGTTGGGTGATTCCTCCCTTAATTTTTGTCGGAATTTTTCAGCTATTTGGTAGGTTTGGTGGCGGTGCTGGTGGGGCGGGACTACAAATTGGTAAGAGTAAAGCTAAGGCATACGTCCCTGGAAATTCTTCTAAGGTACTTTTTAATGATGTAGCTGGAGTAGATGAAGCTAAAACCGAACTGGTTGAGGTGGTTGAGTTCCTCAAAACCCCAGAGAAGTTTACCCGCATTGGTGCCAAAATCCCCAAAGGCGTATTGCTAGTTGGACCACCTGGAACTGGTAAAACCCTCTTAGCAAAGGCGGTAGCAGGGGAAGCTGGGGTACCTTTCTTTAGTATTTCTGGTTCAGAATTTGTAGAGTTATTTGTTGGGGTAGGTTCATCTCGGGTGAGAGACCTATTTGAGCAGGCTAAAAAGCAGTCCCCTTGTATTGTATTTATTGATGAGTTGGATGCGATCGGTAAATCTCGCTCTAATAATTCCATGTTTGGTGGTAACGATGAAAGGGAACAAACCCTTAACCAATTACTCACCGAAATGGACGGATTTACCGATGACGGTACCACTGTGATCGTATTGGCAGCAACTAACCGCCCTGAAACCCTTGATCCAGCTTTATTACGTCCGGGTAGATTTGATCGCCAAGTCTTAGTTGATCGTCCAGACAAAATTGGGCGGGAAGCGATCCTGCAAATTCACGCCAAAAAAGTAGTTCTTGATCCTGAAGTGGATTTAAAGCTAATTGCCACGAGAACTTCGGGGTTTGCTGGGGCAGATTTAGCAAACTTAGTCAATGAAGCCGCATTATTAGCAGCCCGTGAAGGACGCAATGCCGTTAAAACTAAAGACTTTGCGGAAGCAGTAGAAAGAGTTGTAGCGGGTCTAGAAAAGAAAAGCCGAGTTCTAAATGATCATGAGAAAAAAATTGTTGCCTATCATGAAGTCGGACATGCCCTAGTTGGAGCCTTAACGCCAGGTAGCGGAAAAGTTGAAAAAATATCAATTATTCCCCGTGGCATGGCAGCTTTGGGTTATACCCTGCAAGTTCCAACTGAAGATCGGTTTCTGCTCAGTAAAGAAGAGATTCAAGCGCAAATTGCCACTTTATTAGGTGGGCGATCGGCTGAAGAAGTGATTTTTGGTAGCATTACCACTGGGGCAGCTAACGACCTGCAAAGAGCAACAGAACTAGCAGAGCAAATGGTAACTAGCTATGGCATGAGCAGTGTCTTAGGTCCTTTGGCATACCAGAAGAAGAATAATGACTTTTTAGGTGGAGGTATGAATGGAGGACGTAGCCTTAGTGCAAATACCTCAGAACTAATCGATCAAGAGATTAAAGATATTGTGGAAAAGGCACACGATCGCGCATTGGCAATCCTAAATCACAACCGATCGCTCCTAGAAAGCATTTCCGAAAAACTTTTGGAATCGGAAGTTATTGAAGGGGATTTGCTGCAATCATACTTAACCCAAGTAGTGGCTCCTTAA
- a CDS encoding AAA family ATPase: MNNSSVSTLKLKFAEEFSLLVRAKYPIIYVLTEEEERAEKVIIQVAKECNPIREVFWYDLIKGFEHDGKAKSNFLQALEKVEQDSSTAIYVIRDLHHRLGEKKFDEQIVRQLRNLYKHLRGTRKTLVLLSPVLELPAELQEQITVINMPLPDSSEIRLAIKQAIPDVQIRLHDQEMNQLIKAALGLTRDRIINTLAKSIVQKQYITAADIDLVLAEKQQRIRQTEFLEFFTPQETLDHIGGLDNFKYWLVQRQLAFSDAARDFGLPHPKGVLLMGIQGTGKSLCAKAIAHLWNLPLLRLDVGKLFGSLLGQSESRTRQTIQQAEAISPCILWIDEIDKAFGGISGISMDSGTSQRVFATLLTWMQEKTSSVFIVATANNIHVLPPELLRKGRFDEIFFINLPNYEERKQILKVHLQRFRPDSVAFDLDAIAQITEDFSGAEIEQAIIEGMYSAFNQSRDLTTQDIVLAVKNTFPLASTAREQINYMKAWAEQGRARSACGVSNGTDITGITTSIS; this comes from the coding sequence ATGAATAATTCTTCAGTCTCAACACTCAAACTTAAATTTGCTGAAGAATTTAGCCTGTTGGTACGAGCAAAATATCCAATTATTTATGTTCTAACCGAAGAAGAAGAGCGAGCAGAAAAAGTTATTATCCAAGTTGCTAAGGAATGTAACCCAATTAGAGAAGTCTTTTGGTACGACCTCATTAAAGGTTTTGAGCATGATGGTAAGGCTAAAAGCAACTTTTTGCAGGCATTAGAAAAAGTCGAACAAGATTCCTCCACAGCCATTTATGTAATTCGAGATTTACATCATCGCCTTGGGGAGAAAAAATTTGATGAGCAGATTGTCCGTCAACTTCGTAATCTTTATAAACATCTTCGCGGTACCCGTAAAACTTTAGTACTATTAAGTCCAGTTTTAGAACTACCCGCCGAACTGCAGGAACAAATTACGGTTATTAATATGCCATTGCCCGACTCTAGCGAGATTAGATTGGCAATTAAGCAAGCAATTCCCGATGTCCAAATTCGTTTGCATGATCAGGAGATGAATCAGCTGATTAAAGCGGCTTTGGGTTTAACTCGCGATCGCATTATAAATACCCTTGCTAAATCCATAGTCCAAAAACAGTATATTACTGCCGCAGACATTGATCTGGTCTTAGCAGAAAAACAACAACGTATCCGTCAAACGGAATTCTTAGAATTTTTTACACCCCAAGAAACCCTCGATCATATAGGCGGCTTGGATAATTTCAAATATTGGCTAGTGCAGAGACAACTGGCTTTTTCCGATGCTGCGCGAGATTTTGGCTTACCCCATCCTAAAGGGGTTTTATTAATGGGTATTCAAGGAACAGGTAAAAGTCTTTGTGCTAAGGCGATCGCCCATCTGTGGAATTTACCCCTATTACGTTTAGATGTGGGCAAGTTATTTGGCAGCTTATTGGGACAGTCAGAAAGTCGCACCCGCCAAACTATTCAACAGGCAGAGGCAATTTCCCCTTGCATCCTCTGGATTGATGAAATAGATAAAGCATTTGGTGGTATTTCTGGCATTTCTATGGATTCGGGTACCAGTCAAAGGGTATTTGCCACACTTCTGACTTGGATGCAGGAAAAGACCAGTTCTGTCTTTATTGTGGCAACTGCGAATAACATTCATGTCTTACCGCCAGAGCTATTACGGAAGGGGAGGTTTGATGAGATTTTTTTTATTAATCTTCCCAATTATGAAGAACGTAAGCAAATCCTGAAGGTGCATTTACAGCGATTTCGTCCAGACTCAGTAGCCTTTGATTTGGATGCCATAGCCCAGATTACCGAGGACTTTAGTGGGGCGGAAATTGAGCAGGCAATTATCGAAGGAATGTACTCTGCCTTTAACCAAAGTCGCGACCTCACCACACAGGATATAGTATTAGCAGTAAAAAATACATTTCCCCTAGCTAGTACCGCTCGTGAGCAAATCAATTACATGAAAGCTTGGGCAGAACAAGGACGTGCGCGCAGTGCCTGTGGGGTCAGTAATGGTACTGATATTACGGGTATCACTACTTCTATATCCTAG
- a CDS encoding hemolysin family protein, with amino-acid sequence MDDLPRLLMTPIVTSSMQVDSQVDLVGYVGMMLTLVAVNAYFVAAEFAIVSVRRSRIHQLVESGSGNALVVQRLQRHIDRFLSSTQLGITLSSIGLGWLGKDVMAIATQGWLNQLLPTNLSNSLAAPIAFLLVVYLQIVLGELVPKSVTLMNSERMALWLAKPSEAIANIFSPFLWVLNQSTRLLLKIARIEYTSKSWYSAVSAEELQMIITTSSESVGLEAEERELLKNVFEFGEVTAGEIMVPRTSMQWVEFNSTVKDLLAVVNACNHSRYPVAGESLDDIRGIVQIKEIIGKLGNGELKLDQDLTEFIRPVRFVSQEIYLGELLPQMQRSQQSIVIVVDEFGGTAGLVTLEDIVAEIVGSFNEPPASAIPDIKILDDRTSLVQAQVSVEELNDVLDLNLPLIDEYQTLGGFITYHFQKIPHLEETFVYKNLQITIAAMDGPRLDRIKIHRLEPE; translated from the coding sequence ATGGATGATCTTCCCCGTTTGCTTATGACCCCAATTGTGACTTCTTCTATGCAAGTTGATTCACAGGTTGATTTAGTGGGCTATGTGGGCATGATGCTAACCCTAGTTGCCGTAAATGCCTATTTTGTTGCTGCCGAGTTTGCGATTGTGTCGGTGCGGCGATCGCGTATTCATCAGTTGGTAGAATCTGGTTCAGGTAATGCGTTGGTTGTGCAGAGACTGCAAAGACATATTGACAGGTTCTTATCTTCGACCCAGTTAGGGATTACTTTATCTAGTATTGGTTTGGGCTGGTTGGGGAAGGATGTGATGGCGATCGCTACCCAAGGATGGCTGAATCAACTTTTACCTACCAATTTATCTAATTCCTTAGCAGCACCGATCGCTTTTTTGTTAGTAGTGTATTTACAAATAGTTCTGGGTGAATTAGTCCCTAAGTCAGTTACCTTAATGAACTCAGAAAGAATGGCATTGTGGTTAGCTAAACCCAGTGAGGCGATCGCTAACATTTTTAGTCCCTTTCTATGGGTGCTGAATCAATCCACGAGATTACTACTCAAAATTGCTCGAATTGAATATACCTCTAAGTCTTGGTACAGTGCTGTCAGTGCCGAAGAACTCCAAATGATTATTACTACTTCTAGCGAATCTGTGGGCTTAGAAGCTGAAGAACGGGAGTTGCTAAAAAATGTATTTGAATTTGGAGAAGTCACCGCAGGGGAGATCATGGTACCTCGTACAAGTATGCAGTGGGTGGAGTTTAACAGTACAGTTAAAGACCTATTGGCAGTAGTTAATGCTTGTAATCACTCGCGTTACCCCGTCGCAGGAGAATCCTTAGATGATATTCGGGGGATTGTGCAAATTAAGGAAATCATTGGCAAACTTGGTAATGGCGAATTAAAGCTAGATCAAGACCTCACCGAGTTTATTCGTCCAGTGCGGTTTGTATCTCAAGAGATTTATTTAGGTGAACTTTTACCCCAAATGCAGCGATCGCAACAGTCTATTGTCATTGTGGTTGATGAATTTGGTGGCACGGCTGGACTTGTGACCCTTGAGGATATTGTGGCAGAAATTGTGGGGAGTTTCAATGAACCACCTGCTAGTGCAATTCCCGACATTAAAATTTTGGATGATCGCACTTCCCTAGTTCAAGCTCAAGTAAGCGTCGAAGAACTTAATGATGTCTTGGATTTGAATTTACCTCTCATTGACGAATATCAAACCTTAGGTGGATTTATAACCTATCACTTTCAAAAAATTCCCCATCTTGAGGAAACCTTTGTTTATAAAAATCTCCAAATTACGATCGCTGCTATGGATGGACCTCGCCTTGATCGGATTAAGATTCATCGCCTAGAGCCTGAATAA